A single genomic interval of Sebastes umbrosus isolate fSebUmb1 chromosome 11, fSebUmb1.pri, whole genome shotgun sequence harbors:
- the zgc:158689 gene encoding brain-specific angiogenesis inhibitor 1-associated protein 2: MSRTDEVNKMTENVYKGILDQFNPSLKNFVTMGKHYEKALTGVTVAAKGYFDALVKLGELASDSQGSKELGDTLFQMAEVHRQIQVQLEDVLKLFHSELLAQLEQKLELDIKYLTATLKKYQSERRSKSESIERCQSQLKKLRRKSQGSRHPTKYGDREMQFVELMSRRQGELDALVALGYKSALTEERRRYCFLVDRQCSVTKLLINYHSKVRELLSQKLSCWQQSCSQPTKLPERALNLLRHTAPQGPGAAGIAEVLRHTKIGAALPEQRLSVQEVPPLLNGDSSRSQQQQRSLPSSSSQSDTGPPQGSPQTFCSLSSGGAAGGSSRGASPQHTSTPLSASASPLPDSSASGSISPAASTPTTSGGSAPQNSLLLSANTSNLSPSLIPSTVMSLSQVSAAGGSLHGMTLPIPHSAPHSPPLPHSAPLSRAMTPVHLLHQQVGPGGSNSSSPSHNPWLLKTADMCGTATLPLPRRPVSEMRLGGFQGSSLPRMLPLSGPSRVEAMFPHTPGASEGGGGVGGGACLLHFLPGDNITLLISEVRDGWHYGQNDRTGRKGWFPFSYTQSQHSKMDHLESSLFLSKANSTSTGQLDKLVSPGLPALTPESEEERSLPPQRVSTFRPRPYSMADSNKITAELVSPPHSPTRANPFAHVRLRRTVTNDRSAPIIE; encoded by the exons ATGTCTCGAACAGACGAGGTCAACAAGATGACAGAAAATGTCTATAAG GGGATTCTGGACCAGTTCAACCCCAGTCTGAAGAACTTTGTGACCATGGGGAAACACTACGAGAAAGCCCTGACAG GAGTAACTGTGGCTGCCAAAGGCTACTTTGATGCTCTGGTGAAACTTGGAGAGCTGGCGAGCGACAGCCAAGGCTCCAAAGAGCTGG GAGACACACTGTTTCAGATGGCCGAGGTCCACAGACAGATCCAGGTGCAGCTGGAAGACGTG TTAAAGCTGTTTCACTCTGAGCTGCTCGCCCAGTTGGAGCAGAAGCTGGAACTGGATATTAAATACCTCACT GCCACCCTAAAGAAGTATCAGAGTGAGCGGAGGTCTAAATCTGAGTCTATCGAGCGCTGCCAGTCTCAGCTGAAGAAGCTCCGCAGGAAGAGCCAGGGCAGTCGCCACCCGACCAAATACGGAGACCGAGAGATGCAG TTCGTGGAGTTGATGAGTCGTCGCCAAGGCGAGCTGGACGCGCTGGTTGCCCTGGGTTACAAGTCCGCGCTCACTGAGGAAAGGAGACGATATTGCTTCCTGGTGGACAGACAGTGTAGTGTCACCAAACTGCTCATCAACTACCACTCCAAG GTGAGAGAGCTTCTGTCACAGAAACTGTCATGTTGGCAGCAGTCATGTTCTCAGCCCACCAAACTCCCAGAGCGCGCTCTCAATCTGCTGCGTCACACTGCGCCTCAAGGCCCAGGGGCTGCTGGGATAGCTGAGGTCCTCCGTCACACCAAGATCGGTGCTGCTCTGCCAGAACAG AGGCTCTCTGTTCAAGAAGTCCCTCCTCTGTTGAATGGAGACTCCAGTcgctcccagcagcagcagcgctcgctcccgtcctcctcctcccagagTGATACCGGTCCTCCTCAGGGCTCCCCCCAgactttctgctctctctccagcggaggagctgctggaggttCATCACGAGGAGCGTCTCCTCAGCACACCAGCACACCCCTCAGTGCCTCAGCCAGCCCCCTCCCTGACAGCAGCGCCAGCGGCAGCATCAGCCCCGCTGCATCCACCCCCACCACGTCCGGCGGCTCGGCCCCGCAaaactctctcctcctgtccgcCAACACGTCCAACCTCTCCCCGAGCCTCATCCCCTCCACGGTTATGTCGCTCAGCCAGGTCTCCGCGGCCGGCGGCTCCTTGCATGGCATGACCCTCCCCATCCCCCACAGTGCTCCTCACAGTCCGCCACTGCCCCACAGTGCTCCTCTCTCCAGGGCCATGACTCCTGTGCACTTACTGCACCAACAGGTGGGACCAGGAGGGAGCAATTCTTCATCGCCATCACATAATCCCTGGCTGCTGAAGACCGCTGACATGTGTGGAACAGCAACACTTCCACTGCCGAGGAGACCTGTCAGTGAAATGAGGCTGGGCGGCTTTCAGG GCTCCAGTCTCCCCAGGATGCTGCCTTTATCTGGACCCAGCCGTGTGGAAGCTATGTTTCCTCACACTCCTGGAGCATCGGAGGGCGGTGGAGgcgtagggggcggggcttgcTTACTGCACTTCCTGCCTGGTGACAACATCACCCTGCTCATCTCTGAGGTCAGAGACGGGTGGCACTACGGTCAAAATGACCGAACTGGACG GAAAGGCTGGTTCCCTTTCTCCTACACTCAGTCACAGCACAGCAAGATGGATCACCTCGAGAG CTCGCTCTTCTTATCTAAGGCTAACAGCACCAGTACGGGCCAGCTCGACAAGCTGGTGTCTCCAGGTCTCCCGGCGCTCACCCCCGAGTCAGAGGAGGAGCgatctcttcctcctcagagGGTCAGCACCTTCCGCCCGCGCCCGTACAGCATGGCCGACAGCAACAAG ATCACTGCTGAATTGGTCTCTCCGCCACACTCCCCAACCAG GGCCAATCCATTTGCCCACGTCCGACTCAGACGAACTGTCACCAACGATCGCTCAGCTCCCATCATAGAGTAa